In Cellvibrio polysaccharolyticus, a genomic segment contains:
- a CDS encoding sulfate ABC transporter substrate-binding protein, with product MFVKHLKKSLLVLSLGLAASTGALAQSEVKLLNVSYDPTRELYVEFNRAFAKHWQETEGQKVTISQSHGGSGKQARSVIDGLEADVVTLALAYDVDALRQEAGLIDADWVKSLPDNSAPYTSTIVFLVRTGNPKNVKDWDDLVKPGIEVITPNPKTSGGARWNYLAAWAYAKDKYGSDDAAKDFITKLFKNVPVLDSGARGATTTFVQRGLGDVFLSWENEAFLALNELGKDKFEIVVPSISILAEPSVAVVDKNVDKRGTRKVAQAYLEFLYSKTGQELAGKHYYRPRNAEVAAQYKDLFPEIKLVTIDNDFGGWQKAQETHFNDGGVFDQIYKPGN from the coding sequence ATGTTTGTAAAACACCTGAAAAAATCCTTACTGGTTTTGTCACTGGGGCTGGCCGCCAGCACCGGTGCTCTCGCACAATCAGAAGTAAAGCTGTTGAATGTGTCTTATGACCCGACTCGTGAACTCTATGTAGAGTTTAACCGTGCCTTCGCCAAACACTGGCAGGAAACCGAAGGTCAGAAAGTTACCATCAGTCAATCTCACGGCGGCTCCGGCAAGCAAGCACGCTCTGTTATCGACGGTCTGGAAGCGGACGTAGTAACACTGGCTTTGGCATACGATGTTGACGCGTTGCGTCAGGAAGCGGGTCTGATTGATGCTGACTGGGTTAAATCCCTGCCGGACAACAGCGCGCCTTACACCTCTACCATCGTGTTTCTGGTAAGAACTGGCAACCCGAAAAATGTGAAAGACTGGGACGATCTGGTCAAGCCAGGCATCGAAGTTATTACGCCTAACCCGAAAACTTCCGGTGGCGCTCGCTGGAACTACCTGGCGGCCTGGGCTTACGCGAAAGACAAGTACGGTTCGGATGATGCAGCCAAAGACTTCATTACCAAGCTGTTCAAAAACGTTCCGGTGCTGGACTCCGGTGCTCGCGGTGCTACCACCACGTTCGTACAGCGCGGTCTGGGTGACGTATTCCTTTCCTGGGAAAACGAAGCCTTCCTGGCGTTGAACGAACTGGGCAAAGACAAATTTGAAATTGTTGTACCGTCCATCTCCATTCTGGCCGAGCCGTCAGTAGCGGTTGTTGACAAGAACGTAGACAAGCGCGGCACCCGTAAAGTAGCTCAAGCCTACCTGGAGTTCCTGTACAGCAAAACCGGTCAGGAGCTGGCTGGCAAGCACTACTACCGTCCGCGTAATGCTGAAGTTGCTGCCCAGTACAAAGATCTCTTCCCGGAAATCAAGCTGGTGACCATTGATAATGATTTCGGTGGCTGGCAGAAAGCCCAGGAAACCCATTTTAACGATGGCGGCGTATTTGATCAGATCTACAAGCCAGGCAACTAA
- a CDS encoding YezD family protein: MTQQEIELTAEQEAVFQEIKHLLTQIRFGSLEVSVHNGQIVQVECREKRRFTKSG; this comes from the coding sequence ATGACCCAGCAGGAAATTGAATTGACGGCAGAGCAGGAAGCCGTCTTTCAGGAAATAAAGCACTTGCTGACCCAGATCAGATTTGGCTCGTTGGAAGTTTCTGTACACAACGGCCAGATCGTTCAGGTGGAGTGCCGCGAGAAAAGACGATTTACCAAATCGGGGTGA
- the glnL gene encoding nitrogen regulation protein NR(II): MTRDIFKPILDSLNTAIVLVDSNLLLHYMNPAAEVLLSVSFDRSAGEPITHFFHEATETVKQLKQAVIQSNHYTKRHTEWQLLSGGHITVDYTVTPFGEKEGLILEIQPINRLLRISREEMLNTSHETTRNLVRGMAHEIKNPLGGIRGAAQLLARELPDSGLQEYTNIIIDEADRLRNLVDRMLGPNQLPRHNQLNIHEVLERVATIIHAESKDAITLIRDYDPSIPNILGDKELLIQALLNIVRNAMQSLLESSTPKGVIRLKTRIQRQFTIGRKHYPLVCRIDVLDNGPGIPARMIENIFYPMISGRAEGTGLGLTISQHLIHQHNGLIECQSEPGQTRFTLYLPMDKSHAEI; this comes from the coding sequence ATTACCCGGGACATTTTCAAACCCATACTCGACAGCCTGAACACCGCGATTGTTCTGGTTGATAGCAACCTGTTGTTGCACTACATGAATCCGGCGGCGGAAGTGCTTCTGTCCGTCAGCTTTGACCGTAGTGCCGGCGAGCCTATTACCCATTTTTTTCATGAAGCAACGGAAACGGTAAAACAGCTCAAGCAGGCAGTGATTCAGAGCAATCACTACACCAAGCGCCATACCGAATGGCAATTGCTGAGCGGCGGCCACATTACCGTGGACTATACGGTGACGCCGTTTGGTGAAAAGGAAGGGTTGATTCTGGAGATCCAGCCCATCAATCGCTTGCTGCGCATCAGCCGCGAAGAGATGCTCAACACCTCCCATGAAACCACCCGCAATCTGGTACGCGGCATGGCTCATGAGATTAAAAATCCGCTCGGCGGTATTCGCGGCGCGGCGCAATTGCTGGCGCGCGAACTGCCCGACAGCGGCTTGCAGGAATACACCAACATCATCATTGATGAAGCCGACCGCCTGCGTAACCTGGTTGACCGGATGTTGGGGCCAAACCAGTTACCGCGCCACAACCAGCTGAATATTCACGAAGTGCTGGAACGGGTTGCAACCATTATTCATGCCGAAAGCAAAGACGCTATTACGCTGATTCGCGATTACGATCCGAGCATTCCCAACATCCTCGGCGACAAGGAATTGCTGATTCAGGCACTGCTGAACATTGTGCGCAATGCCATGCAATCGCTACTGGAATCTTCAACACCCAAGGGTGTTATTCGTTTGAAAACCCGCATCCAGCGGCAATTCACCATCGGCAGAAAACACTACCCGCTGGTGTGCCGTATTGATGTGCTGGATAACGGCCCGGGCATTCCCGCGCGGATGATTGAAAATATTTTTTACCCGATGATTTCCGGCCGCGCCGAAGGCACCGGCCTCGGGCTGACCATCTCACAGCACCTGATTCACCAGCACAACGGCCTGATCGAATGCCAGAGTGAGCCGGGGCAAACCCGTTTTACCCTTTACCTACCTATGGACAAATCTCATGCAGAAATCTAA
- the typA gene encoding translational GTPase TypA has protein sequence MSDQSAIQNLRNIAIIAHVDHGKTSMVDQLLRQSGTLDRRDDSADLIMDSNDQERERGITILAKNTAIRWNEYRINIVDTPGHADFGGEVERVLSMVDSVLLIVDAVGGPMPQTRFVTQKAFEQGLNPIVVINKIDRPGARPEWVVDQVFDLFDRLGATDEQLDFPIIYASALNGVAGLDPENIADDMTPLFQMIVDKVKPPKVDSEGPFQMQVSALDYSSYVGVIGIGRITRGSLSPNQQVVVVDHEGNTRKAKVLQVMGYHGLQRIETDKAFAGDIVCITGVDKLGISDTLCSPDAVEALPALSIDEPTVSMTFQVNDSPFAGKEGKYVTSRNIKDRLDQELIANVALRVQQGDSPDKFIVSGRGELHLSVLIENMRREGFELGVSRPEVVKKIVDGVVHEPFEQVVIDVEDRHQGSVMEELGLRKGELTNMEPDGKGRIKLEFLCPSRGLIGFRGTFLTMTSGSGIMTSIFDHYGPIKEGEVAKRQNGVLVSMVKGKTLAYGLYPLQDRGRLFLGAGIEVYEGQIVGLHSRSNDLVVNPTKAKQLTNVRASGTDEALTLSPPVRHTLEQALEFIEDDELVEVTPKSIRIRKKLLNENERKRAK, from the coding sequence GTGAGTGATCAATCTGCTATCCAGAACTTGCGCAATATCGCCATTATTGCCCACGTTGACCATGGAAAAACCTCCATGGTCGACCAGTTATTGCGTCAATCCGGAACTCTAGATCGTCGCGATGACAGCGCTGATCTGATTATGGATAGCAATGATCAGGAACGTGAACGCGGCATTACCATTCTTGCAAAAAACACCGCCATCCGCTGGAACGAATACCGTATCAATATCGTGGATACCCCCGGTCACGCCGACTTCGGTGGTGAAGTAGAGCGTGTATTGTCGATGGTAGATTCGGTGTTGCTGATCGTTGATGCGGTTGGCGGCCCTATGCCGCAAACGCGTTTCGTAACACAAAAAGCCTTTGAGCAGGGTTTGAACCCGATTGTTGTTATCAACAAAATCGACCGTCCGGGCGCGCGTCCTGAGTGGGTTGTTGACCAGGTGTTTGACCTGTTTGACCGTTTGGGCGCTACCGATGAGCAGCTCGACTTCCCGATTATTTATGCTTCTGCACTGAACGGTGTGGCAGGTCTGGACCCGGAAAATATCGCTGACGATATGACCCCGTTGTTCCAAATGATCGTTGATAAAGTAAAACCGCCAAAAGTTGACAGCGAAGGCCCGTTCCAGATGCAAGTATCTGCTCTGGATTACAGCAGCTATGTGGGTGTTATCGGTATTGGCCGTATTACCCGCGGCTCGCTGTCGCCCAACCAGCAAGTGGTTGTGGTTGATCACGAAGGCAACACCCGTAAAGCCAAAGTACTGCAAGTTATGGGTTACCACGGCCTGCAACGTATCGAAACCGATAAAGCTTTCGCTGGCGACATCGTCTGTATTACCGGTGTAGATAAGCTCGGTATCTCCGATACCCTGTGCAGCCCGGATGCCGTTGAAGCACTGCCGGCGCTGTCTATCGACGAGCCAACCGTCAGCATGACCTTCCAGGTAAACGATTCACCGTTTGCCGGTAAAGAAGGCAAGTACGTTACCAGCCGTAATATTAAAGATCGCCTCGATCAGGAACTGATTGCAAACGTTGCATTGCGCGTACAGCAAGGCGACTCGCCGGACAAATTTATCGTTTCCGGTCGCGGTGAATTGCACTTGTCGGTATTGATTGAAAACATGCGTCGTGAAGGTTTCGAGCTGGGTGTTTCCCGTCCGGAAGTTGTTAAGAAAATCGTTGACGGCGTAGTACACGAACCCTTTGAGCAAGTGGTTATCGACGTTGAAGATCGTCACCAGGGTTCTGTAATGGAAGAGCTGGGCCTGCGTAAAGGCGAGCTGACCAACATGGAGCCGGATGGCAAAGGCCGCATCAAGCTGGAATTCCTGTGCCCGTCACGTGGTTTGATCGGTTTCCGTGGCACCTTCCTGACCATGACGTCGGGTAGTGGCATCATGACCTCCATCTTTGATCATTACGGTCCGATTAAAGAAGGTGAAGTGGCCAAGCGTCAGAACGGCGTGCTGGTATCCATGGTAAAAGGTAAAACCCTGGCTTACGGTTTGTACCCGTTGCAGGACCGTGGCCGTTTGTTCCTGGGTGCCGGTATCGAAGTGTACGAAGGTCAGATCGTTGGTTTGCATTCCCGCAGCAACGACCTGGTGGTTAACCCTACCAAAGCCAAGCAATTGACCAACGTGCGTGCCTCCGGTACTGACGAAGCGCTGACCCTGTCTCCGCCCGTTCGTCATACGCTGGAGCAGGCGTTGGAATTTATTGAAGACGATGAGCTGGTTGAAGTTACACCGAAAAGCATTCGTATTCGTAAAAAATTGCTCAATGAAAATGAGCGCAAGCGCGCTAAATAA
- the glnA gene encoding type I glutamate--ammonia ligase, whose protein sequence is MSKTLDLIKKHEARWVDLRFTDTKGKEQHVTYPSNVVDDDFFTDGKMFDGSSIGGWKGINESDMILMPDDAASVLDPFSEEAMIIVRCNVVEPATMQGYDRDPRSIGLRAEEYLKSTGLGDIALFGPEPEFFIFDSVHYASTMGGAFYKIKSEEAAWSSGDDVEGKHGHSPRVKGGYFPVPPVDSLHDIRAAMCNAMEAMGLEIEVHHHEVANAGQCEIGVGANTLVKKADEVQILKYCVHNVAHQYGKTATFMPKPLIGDNGSGMHVHQSFSKGGVNQFAGDSYAGLSEMALFYIGGIIKHARSLNAFCNASTNSYKRLVPGYEAPVMLAYSARNRSASIRIPYVTSAKAKRIEARFPDPTANPYLCFAALLMAGLDGIQNKIHPGEASSKDLYDLEPEEEALIPTVASSLEQALEALEADYEYLTKGGVFSKDFIDAYIKLKKQEIERINMTPHPVEFELYYSV, encoded by the coding sequence ATGTCTAAAACTCTGGACCTGATCAAAAAGCACGAAGCGCGCTGGGTTGATCTGCGCTTTACCGATACCAAAGGTAAAGAGCAACACGTTACTTATCCGTCCAACGTAGTTGACGACGATTTCTTCACCGACGGTAAGATGTTCGACGGTTCTTCTATTGGTGGCTGGAAAGGCATTAACGAATCCGACATGATTTTGATGCCGGATGACGCTGCTTCTGTTCTTGATCCGTTCTCTGAAGAAGCCATGATCATCGTGCGTTGTAACGTGGTAGAACCTGCCACCATGCAAGGCTACGACCGCGACCCGCGCTCCATCGGCCTGCGCGCTGAAGAGTACCTGAAGTCTACCGGTCTGGGCGACATCGCTCTGTTTGGCCCGGAGCCGGAATTCTTTATTTTTGACAGCGTCCACTACGCCAGCACCATGGGCGGCGCTTTCTACAAAATCAAATCTGAAGAAGCTGCATGGTCCTCAGGTGATGACGTTGAAGGTAAACACGGCCACTCACCACGCGTAAAAGGCGGTTACTTCCCGGTTCCTCCGGTTGACTCATTGCACGACATCCGTGCTGCCATGTGTAATGCCATGGAAGCTATGGGTCTGGAAATTGAAGTTCACCACCACGAAGTGGCTAACGCCGGTCAGTGTGAAATCGGTGTTGGCGCCAACACCCTGGTTAAAAAAGCGGACGAAGTACAGATTCTGAAGTACTGCGTACACAACGTTGCTCACCAGTACGGTAAAACCGCTACCTTTATGCCGAAGCCACTGATCGGTGATAACGGTTCAGGTATGCACGTTCACCAGTCTTTCTCCAAAGGCGGTGTTAACCAGTTCGCCGGTGACTCCTATGCGGGTCTGAGCGAAATGGCTCTGTTCTACATCGGCGGTATCATCAAGCACGCCCGTTCTCTGAACGCTTTCTGTAACGCTTCTACCAACTCTTACAAGCGTCTGGTTCCAGGCTACGAAGCCCCGGTAATGCTGGCTTACTCTGCTCGCAACCGCTCTGCTTCTATCCGTATTCCTTACGTAACCAGCGCTAAAGCCAAGCGTATTGAAGCCCGCTTCCCGGACCCAACAGCTAACCCGTACCTGTGTTTCGCAGCGCTGCTGATGGCTGGTCTGGACGGTATTCAGAACAAAATCCATCCGGGCGAAGCTTCCAGCAAGGATCTGTACGATCTGGAGCCGGAAGAAGAAGCGTTGATCCCGACTGTTGCCTCAAGCCTGGAACAAGCTCTGGAAGCTCTGGAAGCCGATTACGAATACCTGACCAAAGGCGGCGTATTCAGCAAAGACTTCATTGATGCTTACATCAAGCTGAAAAAGCAGGAAATCGAGCGCATCAACATGACTCCGCACCCGGTAGAATTCGAGCTGTACTACAGCGTGTAA
- the thiI gene encoding tRNA uracil 4-sulfurtransferase ThiI — protein sequence MHFIIKVFPEIFVKSAPVRKRFIKHLRDNLRRLMVQVDAKVEVKSDWEKLEVLSPGADELITAQVADILSRTPGIGNYSLITAYPLGDLDDIFQKVLPHWKEALADKSFCVRVKRNGNHVFSSVDVERYVGGGLLHNTPARAVDLHNPDIIVPLEIKHDRLFVISSKFKGLGGYPLGAQDAVLSLISGGFDSTVSTYLSIRRGLRSHYCFFNLGGRAHEIGVKEVAYYLWNKYGASHRVKFVSVPFEDVVREILEKVDNAYMGVILKRMMLRAAEQVAESLEIPALVTGESVAQVSSQTLINLNMIDRVTDMVVLRPLATMDKGEIIDLSRKIGTETFAASMPEYCGVISVNPTTRAKLHRVEKEESRFDFAVLERAIAERVAQNIDEVVDDLNADLSVPVIGFADASHTIIDIRHPDEEETRPLRVEGVTILKIPFYSLNNRFANLPQEQTYWLYCQKGVMSQLHAANLKDAGHGNIGVYRPEPVSACAIG from the coding sequence ATGCATTTTATCATCAAGGTCTTTCCCGAGATTTTTGTCAAAAGCGCTCCGGTGCGTAAACGCTTTATCAAACATCTGCGGGACAATCTGCGCCGTCTGATGGTACAGGTAGATGCAAAGGTGGAAGTGAAAAGCGATTGGGAGAAGCTTGAAGTATTGTCACCGGGCGCTGACGAGCTGATTACCGCGCAGGTTGCCGACATCCTTTCGCGCACGCCAGGTATTGGTAATTACTCACTGATCACGGCTTACCCGCTCGGTGATCTGGACGATATTTTCCAGAAAGTGTTGCCGCACTGGAAAGAAGCGCTGGCCGATAAGAGTTTTTGCGTGCGGGTAAAGCGCAACGGCAATCACGTATTCAGCTCGGTGGATGTTGAGCGCTATGTGGGCGGCGGCTTGCTGCACAATACGCCGGCGCGGGCGGTTGACCTGCATAATCCGGATATTATCGTTCCTCTTGAGATCAAGCACGACCGGCTGTTTGTTATCAGCAGTAAATTTAAAGGCCTGGGCGGTTATCCGCTGGGCGCGCAGGATGCCGTGCTATCGCTGATTTCCGGCGGTTTTGACTCTACGGTATCTACTTATTTATCCATTCGTCGCGGTCTGCGCTCGCATTATTGCTTCTTTAATCTCGGTGGTCGGGCACATGAAATCGGCGTAAAAGAAGTGGCGTATTACCTGTGGAATAAATATGGCGCTTCTCACCGGGTCAAATTTGTCTCCGTACCTTTTGAAGATGTGGTGCGCGAGATTCTGGAGAAAGTGGATAACGCTTATATGGGTGTCATCCTGAAACGCATGATGTTGCGTGCGGCAGAGCAGGTGGCCGAGTCGCTGGAGATTCCGGCGCTGGTGACGGGCGAAAGTGTGGCTCAGGTATCCAGCCAAACGCTGATCAACCTGAATATGATTGATCGTGTGACCGATATGGTGGTGCTGCGTCCGCTGGCGACCATGGACAAGGGCGAGATTATTGATTTGTCGCGCAAGATCGGCACCGAAACCTTTGCTGCCAGCATGCCGGAATATTGTGGTGTGATCTCGGTAAACCCGACCACCCGCGCCAAGTTGCACCGGGTCGAAAAGGAAGAGTCGCGCTTTGATTTTGCGGTGCTGGAGCGTGCCATTGCCGAGCGGGTTGCGCAGAATATTGATGAAGTTGTGGATGATCTCAATGCCGATTTGTCGGTGCCAGTGATCGGTTTTGCTGATGCCAGCCATACCATTATTGATATTCGCCACCCCGACGAAGAAGAAACCCGTCCACTGCGCGTGGAAGGTGTCACCATATTGAAAATACCTTTCTATAGTCTCAACAACCGTTTCGCCAATCTGCCTCAGGAGCAAACCTACTGGTTGTATTGCCAGAAAGGGGTCATGAGTCAATTGCATGCTGCCAATTTGAAAGATGCCGGGCATGGCAATATTGGTGTTTATCGCCCCGAGCCAGTGAGCGCCTGTGCTATCGGTTGA
- a CDS encoding RBBP9/YdeN family alpha/beta hydrolase, translating into MGLLQRRHAHTEQSRVLSEEYPVAGQAPFAAANRPLLHRIQQHLQNTPVVIVPGLRNSDERHWQSAWQNLLPGSQRIEVIDWHLADLEKWRNAILKTLTSLEQPVLLIAHSFGSLASASIAHDYPSLVRGALLVAPAAPQKFGIEERLPQTEIARPLRLIGSDSDPWLAETGAKQLAHQWGADFHISKGKGHINSESQLGVWTEGLFELEKLLQQIDKHLVQSTAGLSKTHPGVLHTVSLAHKK; encoded by the coding sequence ATGGGACTTTTACAGAGAAGACACGCACACACCGAACAAAGTCGTGTGTTATCGGAAGAGTATCCAGTAGCCGGGCAGGCACCTTTTGCAGCCGCAAACCGCCCGTTGTTACACCGTATTCAGCAACACCTGCAAAACACACCGGTCGTGATTGTGCCGGGGTTGCGCAATAGTGATGAGCGACACTGGCAAAGTGCCTGGCAAAACCTGTTACCGGGCAGCCAGCGTATTGAGGTCATCGACTGGCATCTGGCCGACCTGGAAAAATGGCGGAATGCCATTTTGAAAACACTGACAAGCCTTGAACAACCGGTCCTGCTGATTGCGCACAGCTTTGGCTCGCTCGCCAGCGCCTCCATCGCTCACGATTACCCGTCACTGGTCAGAGGCGCATTATTAGTTGCCCCCGCCGCTCCGCAAAAATTTGGTATTGAAGAAAGATTACCGCAAACAGAAATCGCCCGCCCCCTGCGCCTGATTGGCAGCGACTCGGATCCCTGGTTGGCAGAAACAGGCGCAAAACAACTTGCTCATCAATGGGGAGCTGACTTCCATATCAGCAAAGGAAAAGGACACATCAACAGCGAGTCGCAACTGGGCGTCTGGACGGAAGGTTTGTTTGAGCTTGAAAAACTTTTACAGCAAATTGACAAGCACTTAGTGCAATCAACAGCCGGACTGAGCAAAACTCACCCCGGCGTACTTCATACTGTTTCGCTCGCCCATAAAAAATAA
- a CDS encoding sulfite exporter TauE/SafE family protein: protein MELVWLIAYLILGVVTGLMAGLFGIGGGGIMVPVLTVMFTAQQFPAEHTVHIALATSMAAIVPTAIASMRAHNKRQAVLWPVVWTITPGILVGTFGATFLASYLSAAPLAIFFSCFMAFVAFQMIANKKPAPSRELPGKVGLTGAGTGIGIVSALVAIGGGSLTVPFLSWCNVRIQTAIGTSAAIGLPIALSGALGYLINGWGVAGLPELTLGYIYWPAVIAMSVMSFIFAPLGASLAHRLPVAVLKKLFAVLLIGLSVQMLAVLFF, encoded by the coding sequence ATGGAGCTGGTCTGGCTGATCGCTTATTTAATCTTGGGAGTAGTAACGGGCCTTATGGCCGGGCTGTTTGGCATCGGTGGCGGTGGCATTATGGTGCCGGTGCTGACGGTGATGTTTACGGCGCAGCAATTTCCTGCAGAGCACACGGTTCACATCGCCCTGGCGACCTCCATGGCAGCCATTGTTCCTACCGCTATCGCCAGCATGCGCGCCCACAACAAGCGCCAGGCGGTGCTGTGGCCGGTGGTGTGGACCATAACACCGGGTATTCTGGTCGGTACTTTTGGTGCTACTTTTCTTGCCAGTTATTTATCAGCGGCACCGCTGGCTATTTTCTTTTCCTGCTTTATGGCCTTTGTTGCCTTCCAGATGATCGCTAACAAAAAACCTGCTCCCTCGCGGGAACTGCCGGGTAAGGTTGGCCTGACAGGTGCAGGTACCGGCATCGGTATTGTGTCTGCATTGGTCGCCATCGGCGGCGGCTCGCTGACAGTGCCTTTTCTTTCCTGGTGTAACGTGCGCATTCAAACCGCCATCGGTACCTCGGCGGCTATCGGCTTGCCTATCGCCTTGTCCGGTGCTCTCGGCTATTTGATCAATGGCTGGGGCGTTGCCGGCCTGCCGGAGCTCACCCTCGGTTACATCTATTGGCCTGCAGTAATCGCCATGTCAGTGATGAGCTTCATCTTCGCCCCGCTGGGCGCATCACTGGCGCACCGCTTACCTGTGGCGGTACTGAAAAAATTATTTGCAGTATTGTTGATTGGTTTGTCGGTGCAAATGCTGGCGGTCTTATTTTTCTAA
- the glnG gene encoding nitrogen regulation protein NR(I), whose protein sequence is MQKSNQVWIIDDDRSIRWVLEKALQQAHIDTRVFDSGDSALKQMERETPDAIISDIRMPGMDGLELLATLHANQPRIPIIIMTAHSDLDSAVAAYQGGAFEYLPKPFDVDDAVAVTQRALAHAEEQRRDHRKEATLELNTEIIGEAPAMQEVFRAIGRLSQSNITVLINGQSGTGKELVARALHRHSPRRNHPFIALNMAAIPKDLMESELFGHEKGAFTGAASQRQGRFEQANGGSLFLDEIGDMPADTQTRLLRVLADGEFYRVGGHTPVKVDVRIIAATHQNLETLVAENRFREDLFHRLNVIRIHIPKLANRREDIPKLARFFLHKAATELNVDPKVLLPETEEFFCSLQWPGNVRQLENTCRWITVMASGREVHIEDLPPELLDHKEENTSAGDWEKALRHWADQALARGHHQLLSEAVPTFERALIETALKYTAGRKRDAANLLGWGRNTLTRKLKDLGMAGGDNDNDPDSDD, encoded by the coding sequence ATGCAGAAATCTAATCAGGTATGGATCATCGATGATGATCGTTCAATTCGCTGGGTATTGGAAAAAGCATTGCAGCAGGCGCACATTGACACGCGCGTATTCGATTCCGGAGACAGCGCGCTAAAACAAATGGAGCGCGAAACCCCCGACGCGATTATCAGCGATATTCGTATGCCGGGTATGGACGGGCTGGAATTGCTGGCCACCCTGCATGCCAACCAACCGCGCATCCCCATCATCATCATGACCGCCCACTCGGATCTCGACAGCGCCGTAGCGGCCTATCAGGGTGGTGCTTTTGAATATTTGCCCAAACCTTTCGATGTTGACGACGCCGTAGCCGTTACCCAGCGTGCGCTGGCACACGCCGAAGAACAGCGTCGCGACCACCGCAAGGAAGCAACGCTTGAGCTGAACACCGAAATCATTGGTGAAGCACCGGCCATGCAGGAAGTTTTTCGGGCAATTGGTCGGCTGTCGCAATCCAATATTACAGTGCTGATCAACGGCCAGTCCGGTACCGGTAAAGAGCTGGTAGCCCGCGCCCTGCATCGCCATAGCCCGCGCCGCAACCATCCGTTCATTGCATTGAACATGGCAGCAATTCCGAAAGATTTGATGGAATCGGAATTGTTCGGTCATGAAAAAGGAGCATTCACCGGCGCCGCTTCACAACGCCAGGGTCGCTTTGAACAAGCCAACGGCGGCTCATTATTTCTCGATGAGATCGGCGATATGCCCGCCGACACCCAAACCCGTTTGTTGCGCGTATTGGCAGACGGCGAATTTTATCGCGTAGGCGGACACACCCCGGTAAAAGTGGATGTGCGCATTATTGCCGCAACGCACCAGAACCTTGAAACCCTGGTAGCAGAAAACCGCTTCCGGGAAGATTTGTTTCACCGCCTGAATGTTATTCGTATCCACATTCCAAAACTGGCCAATCGCCGCGAAGACATTCCAAAACTGGCGCGCTTCTTCCTGCACAAAGCGGCTACCGAATTAAACGTTGACCCGAAAGTATTGTTGCCGGAAACCGAAGAGTTTTTCTGTTCACTGCAATGGCCAGGCAACGTTCGCCAGCTGGAAAATACCTGTCGCTGGATCACCGTGATGGCCTCCGGTCGCGAAGTGCATATTGAAGATCTGCCACCGGAATTGCTTGATCACAAGGAAGAAAACACCTCAGCCGGCGATTGGGAAAAAGCCCTGCGCCATTGGGCAGACCAGGCACTGGCACGCGGCCATCATCAGTTACTCAGCGAAGCGGTTCCCACCTTTGAGCGCGCATTGATTGAAACCGCGCTCAAATACACCGCAGGCAGAAAGCGCGACGCGGCCAATCTCCTCGGCTGGGGGCGCAATACGCTGACCCGCAAATTGAAAGATTTGGGCATGGCCGGCGGAGATAACGACAATGATCCGGATAGCGACGACTGA
- a CDS encoding DUF4124 domain-containing protein produces the protein MLLRYLAVFIGVLALPAMATDIYKTRDKDGNVVYTDKPLAGDSEQVNLPPINSLSSGNAPSIPERVKPQQPQLERYDINVLSPRENVTIPPGQRDLAIAVGLSHSLSENHWILYFINDELIEETKSTSIVIQDIPRGTHRITIDVIDNDGNILGQSDALEVNVIRPTVKRNATPQPSPR, from the coding sequence ATGCTGCTACGTTATCTGGCTGTTTTCATCGGAGTGTTGGCACTGCCGGCCATGGCCACCGATATCTATAAAACCCGCGACAAGGACGGCAATGTTGTTTATACCGACAAGCCGCTGGCTGGCGACAGCGAGCAGGTGAATCTGCCACCTATCAATAGCCTGTCTTCCGGCAATGCCCCATCCATACCGGAGCGCGTCAAACCACAGCAACCGCAACTGGAGCGCTACGACATCAATGTGCTCAGCCCGCGAGAAAATGTCACTATCCCGCCCGGTCAGCGCGATCTTGCTATCGCGGTTGGCCTGAGCCATTCGCTATCTGAAAATCACTGGATTTTGTATTTCATTAACGATGAGCTGATCGAAGAAACCAAATCGACCAGCATTGTTATTCAGGATATTCCCCGCGGCACCCACCGCATTACCATTGATGTCATCGACAACGATGGCAACATTCTCGGGCAATCCGATGCCCTGGAAGTGAATGTGATTCGCCCCACCGTCAAAAGGAACGCAACGCCGCAACCTTCACCGCGATAA